One genomic region from Populus nigra chromosome 8, ddPopNigr1.1, whole genome shotgun sequence encodes:
- the LOC133702246 gene encoding probable phospholipid-transporting ATPase 4, which translates to MTRGRIRARLRRSHLHPFSCLRPNANNSEGPHPLLGPGFSRIVHCNQPHKHQKKPLKYCSNYISTTKYNIVTFLPKALYEQFHRLANLYFLVAAVLSLTAVAPFSPLSMILPLAFVVGLSMAKEALEDWRRFTQDMKVNSRKASVHKGGGVFGYKPWQKIQVGDVVKVEKDQFFPADLLLLSTSYDDGICYVETMNLDGETNLKVKRSLEVTLPLEDDESFKNFTGIIKCEDPNPNLYTFVGNFEYERQDYPLDPTQILLRDSKLRNTSYVYGVVIFTGFDSKVMQNSTKSPSKRSKIEKKMDKIIYILLSLLVLISSISSIGFAVKIKFQMPDWTYMQPRNENNLYDPDNAGKSGVAHLITALILYGYLIPISLYVSIEIVKVFQARFINQDIHMYDEETGNTAQARTSNLNEELGQVDTILSDKTGTLTCNQMDFLKCSIAGTAYGVSSSEIEVAAAKQMAMDLEEQDTQNTNVLRYGKSAHKEDSRGGPEIELESVITSKCENDQKPAIKGFNFEDSRLMDGNWLNERNQEVLLLFFRILAICQTAVPELNEETGMFTYEAESPDEAAFLAAAREFGFEFYKRTQSSVFILEKYAHPGRLIEREFKILNLLEFTSKRKRMSVIVRDEDGQILLLCKGADSVIFDRLSKNGRIYEETTVKHLNEYGEAGLRTLALAYKKLDESEYSAWNNEFVKVKTSISTDREAMLERVADMMEKDLILVGATAVEDKLQKGVPQCIDKLAQAGLKIWVLTGDKMETAINIGFSCSLLRQGMKRICITVMNSDVVAQDSKQAVKENILMQITNSSQMVKLQKDPHAAFALIIDGKSLSYALEDDMKHHFLALAVGCASVICCRVSPKQKALVTRLVKEGTKKTTLAIGDGANDVGMIQEADIGVGISGVEGMQAVMASDFSISQFRFLERLLVVHGHWCYKRIAQMICYFFYKNIAFGLTLFYFEAFTAFSGQSVYNDWYMLLFNVILTSLPVISLGVFEQDVSSEVCLQFPALYQQGTKNLFFDWYRILGWMGNGLYSSLVIFILNIVIFYNQAFRAGGQTADMAAVGATMFSCIICAVNCQIALTMSHFTWIQHLFVWGSVATWYLFLLLYGLMPPSYSGDVYRLLVEVLGPAPIYWSTILLVTVACIVPYLVHISFQRCFNPMDHHIIQEIKYYKKDVEDQHMWRRERSKARQETKIGFTARVDAKIRQFKGKLQKKSFSQNCMPSPS; encoded by the exons ATGACACGGGGAAGGATAAGAGCAAGGCTCCGGCGGAGCCATCTCCACCCGTTCTCTTGCTTAAGGCCAAATGCCAACAACAGTGAGGGGCCGCATCCTTTACTAGGGCCTGGGTTCTCCAGAATTGTTCATTGCAACCAACCTCATAAGCACCAGAAAAAACCCTTGAAATACTGCTCAAATTATATATCTACCACCAAGTACAATATAGTTACATTCTTGCCCAAGGCACTGTATGAACAGTTCCATCGGCTTGCTAATCTCTATTTCCTAGTTGCTGCAGTTCTTTCACTTACAGCTGTTGCCCCATTCTCGCCTCTGAGCATGATTTTACCGTTGGCTTTTGTTGTTGGCCTTAGCATGGCAAAAGAAGCTCTAGAAGATTGGCGCAGGTTTACGCAGGATATGAAGGTTAATAGTCGGAAAGCTAGTGTTCATAAAGGCGGGGGTGTTTTTGGTTATAAGCCATGGCAGAAGATTCAGGTTGGTGATGTGGTGAAAGTGGAAAAAGACCAGTTTTTCCCTGCTGATTTGCTCCTGTTGTCAACTAGTTACGATGATGGGATTTGCTATGTGGAGACTATGAACTTAGATGGTGAGACTAACTTGAAGGTTAAGAGATCATTGGAGGTAACCTTGCCTTTGGAGGATGATGAGTCTTTCAAGAACTTTACAGGAATAATAAAGTGCGAAGATCCAAACCCCAATCTTTACACCTTTGTTGGTAATTTTGAGTACGAACGTCAGGATTATCCTCTTGACCCTACTCAGATTCTTCTTAGAGATTCAAAGCTCAGAAATACATCTTATGTATATGGAGTTGTGATATTCACTGGTTTTGATAGCAAAGTCATGCAGAACTCAACAAAGTCTCCTTCAAAAAGGagcaaaatagagaaaaaaatggacaaaATTATATACATCCTTCTCAGCCTTCTTGTACTGATTTCATCCATTAGTTCAATTGGCTTTGCTGTGAAGATAAAGTTTCAAATGCCAGACTGGACGTACATGCAACCCCGGAATGAAAATAATTTGTACGACCCTGACAATGCTGGCAAGTCTGGGGTAGCACATTTGATCACTGCTCTCATCCTTTATGGGTATTTAATACCCATTTCTCTCTATGTCTCAATTGAGATTGTGAAGGTGTTTCAAGCAAGGTTCATTAACCAAGACATACATATGTATGATGAAGAAACTGGCAATACTGCTCAAGCACGAACATCAAACTTAAATGAGGAGTTGGGTCAGGTCGACACTATCCTCTCTGATAAAACTGGCACCTTGACCTGTAATCAGATGGATTTTCTGAAGTGCTCCATTGCTGGTACTGCATATGGTGTGTCTTCTAGTGAAATTGAGGTTGCTGCAGCAAAACAGATGGCTATGGATCTTGAGGAGCAGGATACACAAAATACTAATGTTTTGAGGTATGGAAAAAGTGCACATAAGGAGGATAGCAGAGGAGGTCCAGAAATTGAACTCGAGAGTGTCATCACTTCTAAATGTGAAAATGATCAGAAGCCAGCAATAAAGGGATTTAATTTTGAGGATAGCCGGCTCATGGATGGAAATTGGTTGAATGAACGAAATCAAGAGGTCCTTTTGCTATTTTTCAGGATACTAGCAATATGTCAGACTGCTGTTCCTGAGCTGAATGAAGAGACTGGTATGTTTACATATGAAGCAGAATCACCTGACGAAGCAGCCTTTCTTGCTGCAGCaagagaatttggttttgaattttacaaAAGAACTCAATCAAGCGTGtttattcttgaaaaatatgCACACCCAGGACGATTGATTGAAAG AGAATtcaaaattctcaatttattgGAATTTACAAGCAAAAGGAAGCGAATGTCTGTAATTGTGCGGGATGAGGATGGTCAAATTTTACTCCTGTGCAAAGGTGCTGATAG TGTAATATTTGATCGACTATCAAAGAATGGAAGAATATATGAGGAAACTACTGTTAAGCATTTGAATGAATATGGAGAAGCTGGGTTGCGTACACTGGCACTTGCTTATAAAAAGCTTGATGAGTCCGAGTATTCTGCATGGAACAATGAGTTTGTCAAAGTCAAAACTTCTATTAGCACTGATAGAGAAGCAATGCTTGAGCGGGTTGCAGATATGATGGAAAAGGATCTGATTCTTGTTGGTGCTACTGCCGTGGAGGACAAATTGCAAAAAGGG GTGCCCCAGTGCATAGACAAACTTGCACAAGCTGGTCTCAAGATTTGGGTTTTGACAGGGGATAAGATGGAAACTGCAATCAACATAGG ATTTTCATGTAGTTTACTCCGCCAGGGCATGAAGCGGATCTGTATAACTGTAATGAACTCAGATGTGGTAGCTCAAGACTCAAAGCAG GCTGTGAAAGAGAATATTTTGATGCAAATCACCAATTCCTCTCAAATGGTCAAGCTGCAAAAGGATCCACATGCTGCATTTGCGTTAATTATTGATGGAAAATCTTTATCCTATGCTCTAGAGGATGATATGAAGCATCATTTCTTAGCGTTGGCTGTTGGCTGTGCATCTGTCATATGCTGTCGTGTCTCTCCCAAGCAGAAGGCACTG GTAACAAGATTAGTAAAGGAAGGAACTAAAAAAACCACATTAGCGATAGGTGATGGTGCAAATGATGTTGGGATGATTCAAGAAGCTGACATTGGAGTTGGCATCAGTGGGGTGGAAGGTATGCAG GCTGTGATGGCGAGTGATTTTTCTATTTCCCAGTTTCGGTTTCTTGAAAGACTTTTGGTAGTCCATGGACACTGGTGCTACAAGAGAATTGCACAGATG ATTTGCTATTTCTTCTACAAAAATATAGCATTCGGCCTTACGCTTTTCTACTTTGAGGCATTCACGGCCTTTTCTGGGCAGTCAGTTTACAATGACTGGTACATGCTATTGTTCAATGTCATTCTTACCTCATTGCCTGTCATTTCACTTGGAGTTTTTGAACAAGATGTGTCTTCTGAGGTCTGCTTGCAG TTCCCAGCATTGTATCAGCAAGGGaccaaaaacttgttttttgatTGGTATCGAATACTTGGGTGGATGGGTAATGGTTTGTATTCCTCTCTTGTCATTTTCATCCTAAATATCGTGATCTTTTATAACCAAGCATTCCGTGCTGGAGGCCAAACTGCTGATATGGCTGCTGTGGGTGCTACAATGTTCTCCTGCATCATCTGTGCTGTGAACTGCCAGATTGCGCTCACGATGAGCCACTTTACATGGATACAACATCTCTTTGTCTGGGGAAGCGTTGCCACTTGGTACTTGTTTCTGTTACTTTACGGTCTGATGCCTCCATCTTATTCGGGGGACGTCTACAGACTTTTAGTTGAAGTTCTTGGTCCGGCACCCATTTACTGGAGTACCATCCTCTTGGTAACAGTCGCATGTATTGTGCCTTACCTGGTTCACATATCATTCCAAAGATGTTTCAATCCAATGGATCATCATATCATCCAAGAAATCAAGTACTATAAGAAGGATGTTGAGGACCAACACATGTGGAGAAGGGAACGATCCAAGGCAAGACAAGAAACGAAGATTGGGTTCACAGCAAGGGTAGATGCAAAGATCAGACAATTCAAAGGGAAGCTGCAGAAGAAGTCTTTTTCGCAAAATTGTATGCCTTCCCCatcttaa
- the LOC133702168 gene encoding casein kinase 1-like protein 2, protein MEPRVGNKFRLGRKIGSGSFGEIYLGTNIQTNEEVAIKLENVKTRHPQLLYESKLYKMLQGGTGIPNVKWFGVEGDYNVLVMDLLGPSLEDLFNFCNRKLSLKTVLMLADHMINRVEFVHSKSFLHRDIKPDNFLMGLGRRANQVYAIDFGLAKKYRDTSTHQHIPYRENKNLTGTARYASMNTHLGIEQSRRDDLESLGYVLMYFLRGSLPWQGLKAGTKKQKYEKISEKKVSTSIEVLCRGYPTEFASYFHYCRSLRFDDKPDYAYLKRLFRDLFIREGFQFDYVFDWTILKYQQSQSANPPTRALGPGAGPSSGIPPGANNVDRQSGGEEGRPGWSSSDHARRRNTGPIVNSGNLSKQKSPVTNDLSLSKDATLSSSRFLRSSVSSRQPVISSSRGAALVNDSDPSHPRATDSNFAMLQNGQRISPALLSSEQKPSFSGRNTNIKTLESTRRGIESLHVKY, encoded by the exons ATGGAGCCGCGTGTCGGCAACAAGTTTCGTCTTGGTCGCAAGATCGGTAGCGGATCCTTTGGAGAGATCTATCTAG gtaCAAATATTCAAACCAACGAGGAGGTTGCCATTAAGCTT GAAAATGTGAAGACAAGGCATCCTCAATTGCTGTATGAATCCAAGCTGTACAAGATGCTGCAGGGAGGGA CGGGGATTCCGAATGTTAAATGGTTTGGTGTTGAAGGGGACTATAATGTACTTGTGATGGATTTACTGGGACCTAGTCTTGAGGATTTGTTCAACTTTTGCAATAGGAAGCTGTCTTTGAAGACTGTGCTCATGCTTGCTGATCACATG ATTAATCGAGTTGAGTTTGTTCATTCCAAATCCTTTCTTCACCGAGACATCAAGCCAGACAACTTCCTCATGGGATTAGGGAGGCGTGCAAATCAG GTCTATGCCATTGACTTTGGGCTGGCAAAGAAGTATAGAGACACTTCAACACATCAACACATTCCTTACAG AGAGAATAAAAATTTGACTGGAACTGCAAGATATGCTAGCATGAACACTCACCTTGGCATTG AGCAAAGCCGTAGGGATGATTTAGAATCACTTGGTTATGTTCTTATGTATTTCTTGAGGGGAAG TCTTCCATGGCAGGGACTGAAAGCTGGTACAAAGAagcaaaaatatgaaaaaattagtgaaaagaAGGTGTCAACTTCTATTGAG GTGTTATGTCGGGGTTATCCTACAGAATTTGCATCCTACTTCCATTACTGTCGGTCGCTCCGTTTTGATGATAAACCAGATTATGCATACCTGAAACGACTCTTCCGTGATCTCTTTATTCGTGAAG gTTTCCAGTTTGACTATGTTTTTGATTGGACAATTTTGAAATATCAGCAATCACAGAGTGCTAATCCTCCAACCCGTGCACTT GGTCCTGGTGCTGGACCAAGCTCTGGCATTCCTCCTGGTGCTAATAATGTTGATAGGCAGTCAG GTGGGGAAGAAGGTAGACCTGGTTGGTCTTCAAGTGATCATGCTCGAAGAAGAAACACTGGACCTATAGTGAATTCTGGAAatctatcaaaacaaaaaagccCTGTTACAAATGATCTATCCTTATCAAAAGATGCCACT TTGTCCAGCTCAAGATTTTTGCGATCTAGCGTGTCATCAAGGCAACCTGTTATCTCAAGTAGTCGTGGTGCAGCCCTTGTGAATGATTCTGATCCTTCGCATCCCCGCGCAACCGATTCAAACTTTGCAATGCTTCAGAATGGGCAAAGAATTTCACCTGCTTTATTATCTTCAGAGCAGAAGCCCTCGTTCTCTGGTAGAAATACCAACATAAAGACTTTGGAGTCGACTCGGAGGGGCATTGAGAGCTTGCATGTCAAATACTGA
- the LOC133701247 gene encoding uncharacterized protein LOC133701247, giving the protein MERFRSRSCREGRIQMEGYHGDKAAPANMKDLRSYSVSNAVSAQPNQLGNEVKIKKGKSNLGSFSKRWSFNDPELKRKRRVANYKVYAMEGKMKGTLRKSIRWIKDTCTQVVHGWR; this is encoded by the coding sequence ATGGAGCGTTTCAGATCTAGGTCATGCAGGGAAGGGAGGATACAGATGGAGGGATACCATGGAGACAAGGCGGCACCTGCAAACATGAAAGATTTGAGGTCTTACAGTGTCAGCAACGCGGTTTCTGCACAGCCAAATCAATTGGGCAACGAAGTGAAGATCAAGAAAGGGAAAAGCAATCTTGGGTCATTTTCAAAAAGATGGAGTTTCAATGATCCTGAgctgaaaaggaaaagaagggtTGCTAACTACAAGGTCTATGCAATGGAGGGCAAGATGAAGGGGACCTTAAGGAAGAGCATTAGGTGGATCAAGGACACTTGCACCCAAGTGGTTCATGGATGGAGGTGA